A genomic stretch from Pyxidicoccus xibeiensis includes:
- a CDS encoding penicillin-binding transpeptidase domain-containing protein — MTIRRRLLSAAALFPLTLLLGATGPQPAAEAPPEASGTGSATAQAPADTVSASPPDAGSPESLATASAAVLGSASVADGGIPALAAEPGLVPPVPVPSRQSAPPIAKLQPLPRAADLLARAKLEGERLVVKEKDGRKQVLTIDPLLQTQLTNIMRDYGVPYGAVVVLEPSTGRVLALAEHSAARPEVRGLPVRAVFPAASIFKIVTGSALLEAGVPPSVEECFHGGKRRLSEKHLEDSERDGACYTLALAMGKSANVVFAKLTNKHLSADALRRMAARFRFNREIPFSVPTDISLAAIPDEAFGLANTGAGFGDVYLSPLHGALVASVAANDGRWVDPVLVEPETGALLPPEGEAVLTPEAAKDLTAMLEETVTRGTARGVFRERGFRVENAVGKTGTLADREPFRDYSWFVGFAPRDNPRVAVAAVIVNDPKWRIRGTWLGREALRLGLERVPAPVEVTAPASAAGKH; from the coding sequence ATGACGATCCGCCGCCGTCTCCTGTCCGCCGCAGCGCTGTTTCCCCTCACGCTCCTGCTCGGCGCCACCGGGCCGCAGCCGGCCGCCGAGGCGCCTCCGGAGGCCTCCGGGACGGGAAGCGCGACAGCCCAGGCCCCCGCCGACACCGTCAGCGCCTCGCCCCCGGACGCCGGGAGCCCCGAGTCCCTGGCCACGGCCTCCGCCGCGGTGCTGGGCAGCGCGTCGGTGGCGGATGGCGGCATCCCCGCGCTGGCCGCGGAGCCGGGGCTGGTGCCGCCCGTGCCGGTGCCCTCGCGCCAGTCGGCTCCGCCCATCGCGAAGCTGCAGCCGCTGCCTCGCGCCGCGGACCTGCTGGCCCGGGCGAAGCTGGAGGGCGAGCGGCTCGTCGTGAAGGAGAAGGACGGCCGCAAGCAGGTGCTCACCATCGACCCGCTGCTGCAGACGCAGCTGACGAACATCATGCGCGACTACGGGGTGCCATATGGCGCCGTCGTCGTGCTGGAGCCGTCCACCGGGCGGGTGCTGGCGCTGGCGGAGCACTCGGCGGCGCGGCCGGAGGTGCGCGGCCTGCCCGTGCGCGCGGTGTTCCCCGCGGCCAGCATCTTCAAGATCGTCACCGGCAGCGCGCTGCTGGAGGCGGGCGTCCCCCCGTCGGTGGAGGAGTGCTTCCACGGCGGCAAGCGGCGCCTGAGCGAGAAGCACCTGGAGGACAGCGAGCGCGACGGCGCCTGCTACACGCTGGCGCTGGCCATGGGCAAGAGCGCCAACGTCGTCTTCGCCAAGCTGACGAACAAGCACCTCTCCGCGGACGCCCTGCGGCGCATGGCGGCCCGCTTCCGCTTCAACCGCGAGATTCCCTTCTCCGTGCCCACGGACATCTCGCTGGCGGCCATCCCGGACGAGGCCTTCGGCCTGGCCAACACCGGCGCGGGCTTCGGGGACGTGTACCTGTCCCCCCTGCACGGCGCGCTGGTGGCGTCGGTGGCGGCCAATGACGGCCGCTGGGTGGACCCGGTGCTGGTGGAGCCGGAGACGGGCGCCCTGCTGCCGCCCGAGGGCGAGGCCGTCCTCACCCCCGAGGCGGCGAAGGACCTCACCGCCATGCTGGAGGAGACGGTGACGCGCGGCACCGCGCGCGGCGTCTTCCGCGAGCGCGGCTTCCGCGTGGAGAACGCCGTGGGCAAGACGGGCACGCTCGCGGACCGCGAGCCCTTCCGCGACTACTCGTGGTTCGTGGGCTTCGCGCCCAGGGACAACCCGCGCGTGGCCGTGGCCGCCGTCATCGTCAACGACCCGAAGTGGCGCATCCGCGGCACCTGGCTGGGCCGCGAGGCGCTGCGCCTGGGCCTGGAGCGCGTGCCGGCCCCCGTCGAGGTGACGGCGCCGGCCTCCGCCGCGGGCAAGCACTGA
- a CDS encoding ABC transporter ATP-binding protein → MSDLAIELFGVSKRFGEKVAVKGVSFSVPKGSVYGLIGPNGAGKTTTFSMMCGYLYPSEGTLKVMDVDPTTPGALKGRLGALPQDAVLPPGWETGALLTYWARLSNLDDPDREARGALEQVGLMEAWNVQTQALSHGMAKRAAMAQALMGRPPLVLLDEPTAGLDPRIAAQVRQVIRGMRDAQQTVVVSSHNLQELEELCDAAAILDKGSLAQAGTMSELTGQGSEFRVQIARGDVLLPEIASIADVTDARMEGDSVLRVRIRGGVRPEEVISRVVGHLLQTGVLILGVSRGQRLEDRVLQLL, encoded by the coding sequence GTGAGCGACCTGGCCATCGAGCTGTTCGGCGTGTCGAAGCGCTTCGGCGAGAAGGTCGCCGTCAAGGGCGTCAGCTTCTCCGTCCCCAAAGGCTCCGTGTACGGCCTCATCGGCCCCAACGGCGCCGGCAAGACGACGACGTTCTCCATGATGTGCGGCTACCTCTACCCGTCCGAGGGCACGCTCAAGGTCATGGACGTGGACCCCACCACGCCGGGCGCCCTCAAGGGCCGGCTGGGCGCGCTGCCCCAGGACGCGGTGCTGCCGCCGGGCTGGGAGACGGGCGCGCTGCTCACCTACTGGGCCCGCCTGTCCAACCTGGACGACCCGGACCGCGAGGCCCGGGGCGCGCTGGAGCAGGTGGGGCTGATGGAGGCCTGGAACGTCCAGACGCAGGCGCTCAGCCACGGCATGGCCAAGCGCGCCGCCATGGCCCAGGCCCTCATGGGCCGCCCGCCGCTGGTGCTGCTGGACGAGCCCACCGCCGGGCTGGACCCACGCATCGCCGCCCAGGTGCGCCAGGTCATCCGCGGCATGCGCGACGCCCAGCAGACGGTGGTGGTCTCCAGCCACAACCTCCAGGAGCTGGAGGAGCTGTGCGACGCCGCCGCCATCCTCGACAAGGGCTCGCTGGCCCAGGCCGGCACCATGTCCGAGCTCACCGGCCAGGGCTCCGAGTTCCGCGTGCAGATTGCCCGCGGTGACGTGCTCCTCCCGGAGATTGCCTCCATCGCCGACGTCACCGACGCGCGCATGGAAGGCGACTCCGTGCTGCGCGTGCGCATCCGCGGCGGCGTCCGCCCCGAAGAGGTCATCAGCCGCGTGGTGGGCCACCTGCTCCAGACGGGTGTGCTCATCCTCGGCGTCAGCCGGGGCCAGCGCCTGGAAGACCGCGTCCTCCAGTTGCTGTGA
- a CDS encoding ABC transporter permease, with the protein MDGLKETLVIWSAELRRAVRSGRALVLLGLYSMFSALVLLVVGWLAREVRTAVGKQLEDAGANADATAQVGEEMRKGMLGWFTSNDTAMMEALSQVPLEVLIVFKITLFFLPAYVVLMGFDQISGEVGPRSMRYLTVRARRSSVLLGKFLSQATLLLGLVLIIDLAIFVYARIANPDFGFGDMALNLLKFWLAAIVFSLAYVSLTTLCSSLFRSPAVSLVFNFIVLFVFWLMDTIGRASGDDGRLRFLRYLSPSYYAGDLLHPKLAEFAASGAAYAAFATIFLLGAYGILRVRDL; encoded by the coding sequence TTGGACGGATTGAAAGAGACACTGGTCATCTGGAGCGCCGAGCTCCGCCGGGCCGTGCGCAGCGGCCGCGCGCTGGTGCTGCTCGGGCTCTACAGCATGTTCTCCGCGCTGGTGCTGCTGGTGGTGGGCTGGCTCGCCCGCGAGGTTCGCACCGCCGTGGGCAAGCAGCTCGAGGACGCGGGCGCCAACGCCGACGCGACGGCGCAGGTCGGCGAGGAGATGCGCAAGGGGATGCTGGGGTGGTTCACCAGCAATGACACCGCGATGATGGAGGCCCTCTCGCAGGTACCGCTGGAGGTGCTCATCGTCTTCAAGATCACCCTCTTCTTCCTGCCGGCCTACGTCGTGCTGATGGGGTTCGATCAGATCAGCGGCGAGGTGGGCCCGCGCTCCATGCGCTACCTCACCGTGCGCGCGCGGCGCTCGTCGGTGCTGCTGGGCAAGTTCCTGTCGCAGGCCACGCTGCTGCTCGGGCTGGTGCTCATCATCGACCTGGCCATCTTCGTGTACGCGCGCATCGCCAACCCGGACTTCGGCTTCGGGGACATGGCGCTCAACCTGCTCAAGTTCTGGCTGGCGGCCATCGTCTTCTCGCTGGCCTACGTGTCCCTCACCACGCTGTGCTCCAGCCTCTTCCGGAGCCCCGCGGTGAGCCTCGTCTTCAACTTCATCGTGCTCTTCGTCTTCTGGCTGATGGACACCATCGGCCGCGCCTCCGGGGATGACGGCCGCTTGCGCTTCCTGCGGTACCTGTCGCCCTCGTACTACGCGGGAGATCTGCTGCACCCGAAGCTCGCCGAGTTCGCCGCCAGCGGCGCCGCCTACGCGGCCTTCGCGACCATCTTCCTGCTGGGCGCCTACGGCATCCTGCGCGTGAGGGACCTGTGA